From Dehalococcoidia bacterium:
GAAATCAACCAGGACCGGATTTTTGGCTTTGATCACAGTTTGCTCGAAATCAGCATCGGTTACTGCCAGTGGTTTAGCCATGCTTCCCTCCTTTGCTCGCGAGAAATCTAAGTTCCGATAGTTTCCAGGATTCGCTGCCTTACCATTCGCTCTGCCACGCGAATTGCTTGCTTCAGCATGATGGAATCGCTCCGCCCGTGAGTTTTGATCACATTGCCATTGACCCCCAGTAACAGAGCTCCCGGGGCATAATTCAGGATGGGCCCTTTTGTTTGCGCGGGAATAGATTCGTTATCAGAGGATTGCTTTGCAGATTTGGAGAGTAATTCTCCCAATCCCTCAAATAATTTTATCACTACATTGCCGGTGAAGCCATCGGTTACCACTACATCAGCGTTGCCTTGGATAAGGCCGCGCCCCTCCACGTTACCGATGAAGTTCAGTTGCCCTTTTGCCAGAGTGGCGTGGGTGGAGCGAGCCACCTTATTGCCTTTGGTTGCCTCCTCTCCGGTGGATAGGAGACCAATGCGAGGTGTGGGGACGTTGAATATTTTTTGCATGAAAATATTCCCCATCTGGGCAAAATGCACCAGATGTTGAGGTTTACAGTCGGCATTGGCTCCCACGTCCAGAAACAGGACCGGTCCGGCAGGGGATTCAAAGACAATCGCTAAGGCCGGGCGCTTTATATTCTTTTTCATGCCCAATATCAACAATCCGGCTGCGGTGATTGCACCGGTACTGCCGCCGGAGAGAAATGCATCGGCCTGACCGTTTTTGATCAGATTCATGCCGGCCACAATGGAGGAGTTTGGCTTCCGGCGGATCGCTCGAACGGGATCTTCGTCCATGCCGATCACGTCTTCGGCCGGATGAATGCTTATTCTGGCTCCTTCCAGATCATAGTGAGACAGCTCATTTTGTATGGCCTCCTGTTGGCCTACCAGGACAAGTTCGGCATTGAGTTCGCGTGCTGCTTCCACTGCCCCTTTTACGATCTCTCGGGGGGCATAGTCGCCACCCATGGCATCAACCACAATCCTGGGAGCTGTGGCGATTTGTTGGACCTTATCTTTGCTCTTCTTCTCTTTCTTCTCTTTCTTGGCTTTGTCTTTCTTTTCCTTTTCCTTGGGCGACTCTTTCTCCAGGTCTTTTTCTGGGTCTTTTTCCTTACTCTTTTTTCCCATTTATCGTGAATCCCTCTCCACGAAGTAATTTTGCGGTGTAGCCATATTGTTAATGAATCATATCAGATTGAGCGCACGTGCTGCAATGCGCATCGGGGGAGCGCTTCAAACGCCGGGTTTTGCCCGATTCGATTTGGCTTCGAGTCGGCGTCGTTAAC
This genomic window contains:
- the plsX gene encoding phosphate acyltransferase PlsX; this encodes MGKKSKEKDPEKDLEKESPKEKEKKDKAKKEKKEKKSKDKVQQIATAPRIVVDAMGGDYAPREIVKGAVEAARELNAELVLVGQQEAIQNELSHYDLEGARISIHPAEDVIGMDEDPVRAIRRKPNSSIVAGMNLIKNGQADAFLSGGSTGAITAAGLLILGMKKNIKRPALAIVFESPAGPVLFLDVGANADCKPQHLVHFAQMGNIFMQKIFNVPTPRIGLLSTGEEATKGNKVARSTHATLAKGQLNFIGNVEGRGLIQGNADVVVTDGFTGNVVIKLFEGLGELLSKSAKQSSDNESIPAQTKGPILNYAPGALLLGVNGNVIKTHGRSDSIMLKQAIRVAERMVRQRILETIGT